A part of Terriglobales bacterium genomic DNA contains:
- a CDS encoding ABC transporter permease: MTSRIATIAFNTFREAVRDRVLYNLIFFALLLTAASVLVGQVSIDIGRQVVINLGLTSVSLFGILIAIFIGIGLVWKEMEKRTLYTLLARPVRRWEFVLGKFTGLVGTLIVNASIMAVGVFAALYYVAGKFEPGDKWIFVALYFIVLQFIVITALALLFSTFSSPLLSAVMAFALFVIGTFAEDLRAFAQMSEGVSRWATTAAAYLVPNFASMNVIASVAHQQPVAGALILHNTLYALLYATGALSAAVLIFEHRNLK; the protein is encoded by the coding sequence ATGACCTCCCGCATCGCCACCATCGCCTTCAATACCTTCCGCGAGGCCGTGCGCGACCGCGTCCTCTACAACCTCATCTTCTTCGCCCTGCTGCTCACGGCTGCGTCGGTGCTCGTCGGCCAGGTTTCCATCGACATCGGCCGCCAGGTGGTCATCAATCTTGGTCTCACTTCGGTTTCCCTGTTCGGCATCCTCATCGCCATCTTCATCGGCATCGGCCTGGTCTGGAAAGAAATGGAGAAGCGCACGCTCTACACCTTGCTGGCCCGCCCCGTGCGCCGCTGGGAGTTCGTCCTGGGCAAGTTCACCGGGCTGGTCGGCACGCTGATCGTCAACGCTTCCATCATGGCCGTGGGCGTCTTCGCCGCCCTCTACTACGTGGCCGGCAAGTTCGAGCCTGGCGACAAATGGATCTTTGTCGCCCTTTACTTCATCGTGCTTCAATTCATCGTCATCACCGCGCTGGCTCTTTTGTTCTCCACCTTCTCGTCGCCGCTGCTTTCTGCGGTGATGGCCTTCGCGCTCTTCGTCATTGGAACCTTCGCGGAAGACCTGCGCGCCTTCGCCCAGATGAGCGAAGGCGTTTCCCGCTGGGCCACCACCGCCGCCGCCTATCTCGTTCCCAACTTCGCTTCCATGAACGTGATTGCCAGCGTCGCTCACCAGCAGCCCGTCGCCGGGGCGCTCATCCTGCACAACACGCTCTACGCCCTGCTCTATGCCACCGGCGCCCTGAGCGCCGCCGTTCTCAT
- the sppA gene encoding signal peptide peptidase SppA, translating to MKQTFQRLATFVGSLVLVYLIVVVAILGYRKYQERIPGRVVLEVHLDTQMVEYVPDDPVARAMLRDRVVVRDVVDALDRASNDDRVVGLVAWIEAFPLSMAQAQEVRDAIERFRAKKKFAIAYSETFGEFGPANQAYYLATACDEIWLQPSGDLGLTGYMAEPMFLAGAFEKLGARFHGDQRYEYKNALNTYTEKKFTPAHRESLGKVVETWFNQLVRGIAQGRRLSEPDVRSLIDRGPFLGSEAVAAKLVDGVAYRDEVLAKVKQRAGESTPFLFLDKYLERAGRPHQEGKTIALIYGVGEVQRGENSYDPIFGDIRMGSDTVAAAFRAAVADKDVKAILFRVDSPGGSYVASDTIWREVVRARQAGKPVIVSMGFLAGSGGYFVAMPADKIVAQPGTVTASIGVLAGKLLTSGFWEKTGISWDELHFGQNATMWTGTHDYSPTEWARFQAALDRIYDDFTSKVADGRKMPKDEVLKIARGRIWSGEDAKALGLVDELGGFPKALELAKKAANIPESEEVKLKLFPERKPFLQRLLEKQPDSSERTAVQVLEALQPVLRQLRALTGANQGVLAMPDSATQP from the coding sequence ATGAAGCAGACCTTCCAGCGTCTTGCCACGTTCGTCGGCAGTCTGGTCCTTGTATATCTCATCGTGGTGGTCGCCATTCTCGGCTACCGCAAGTACCAGGAGCGCATTCCTGGGCGCGTCGTCCTTGAGGTCCATCTGGACACGCAGATGGTGGAATACGTGCCCGACGATCCCGTCGCCCGGGCCATGCTGCGTGATCGCGTCGTCGTGCGCGACGTAGTAGACGCCCTCGACCGCGCCTCGAACGACGACCGCGTCGTCGGCCTTGTCGCCTGGATCGAAGCGTTCCCGCTGTCCATGGCGCAGGCCCAGGAGGTGCGCGACGCCATTGAGCGCTTCCGCGCCAAAAAGAAATTCGCCATCGCCTATTCCGAGACCTTCGGCGAATTCGGTCCCGCCAACCAGGCCTACTACCTCGCCACCGCCTGCGACGAGATCTGGCTGCAGCCCTCCGGCGATCTCGGTCTCACCGGCTACATGGCCGAGCCCATGTTCCTGGCCGGCGCCTTTGAGAAGCTCGGCGCCCGCTTCCACGGCGACCAGCGCTACGAATACAAGAACGCCCTCAACACCTATACCGAGAAGAAGTTCACGCCCGCCCACCGCGAATCCCTCGGCAAGGTGGTCGAGACCTGGTTCAACCAACTGGTGCGCGGCATCGCCCAGGGACGCCGCTTGAGCGAGCCCGACGTCCGCTCGCTCATCGACCGTGGCCCGTTCCTCGGTTCGGAAGCCGTCGCCGCCAAGCTGGTGGATGGCGTCGCCTACCGCGACGAAGTCCTCGCCAAGGTGAAACAGCGCGCCGGCGAGAGCACACCCTTCCTCTTCCTGGATAAGTACCTGGAACGCGCCGGCCGCCCGCACCAGGAAGGCAAGACCATCGCTCTCATCTACGGCGTGGGTGAGGTCCAGCGCGGCGAAAACAGCTACGACCCCATCTTCGGCGATATCAGGATGGGTTCAGACACCGTGGCCGCGGCCTTCCGCGCCGCGGTCGCGGACAAGGACGTCAAGGCCATCCTCTTCCGCGTGGATAGCCCCGGCGGCTCTTACGTCGCCTCCGACACCATCTGGCGCGAAGTCGTCCGCGCCCGCCAGGCGGGCAAGCCCGTCATCGTCAGCATGGGATTCCTGGCCGGCTCCGGTGGCTACTTTGTGGCCATGCCCGCAGACAAGATCGTGGCTCAGCCTGGCACCGTCACCGCTTCCATCGGCGTGCTCGCCGGCAAGCTGCTCACCTCCGGCTTCTGGGAAAAGACCGGCATCTCCTGGGATGAACTGCACTTCGGCCAGAACGCCACCATGTGGACCGGCACCCACGACTACTCGCCCACGGAGTGGGCGCGTTTCCAGGCCGCCCTCGACCGCATCTACGACGACTTCACCAGCAAGGTCGCCGACGGTCGCAAGATGCCGAAGGACGAAGTGCTGAAAATCGCTCGCGGACGCATCTGGTCGGGCGAGGACGCCAAGGCGCTGGGCCTGGTGGACGAGCTCGGCGGCTTCCCCAAAGCGCTCGAGCTGGCCAAGAAGGCCGCCAACATCCCCGAAAGCGAGGAGGTCAAGCTCAAGCTCTTCCCGGAAAGGAAGCCATTCTTGCAGCGCTTGCTTGAGAAGCAACCGGACTCCAGCGAACGCACAGCCGTCCAGGTACTCGAAGCGTTGCAGCCCGTCCTGCGCCAGCTCCGCGCCCTCACCGGCGCCAACCAAGGCGTGCTCGCGATGCCCGACTCCGCTACCCAGCCGTGA
- a CDS encoding ABC transporter ATP-binding protein, whose protein sequence is MSAIEIQGLAKTYTVGFLRKKEKVALKPLELAVEPGEVFGYLGPNGAGKTTTLKLLMGIIFPTAGSARILGMAHDDPRVKARIGFLPEQPYFYDQLTASELLDYYGHLSGMDALTRRRRAAELLERVGLAGARDTALRKFSKGMLQRVGIAQAILHDPEVVFLDEPMSGLDPVGRREVRDLIRALKDEGKTVFFSTHILSDAEALCDRVAVLHLGELRAVGAVASLTAAGRGKVEVLWQGPSALDAVRALGAECRVTGDTIAAVLAEEKLDACIDLLRRDTCRLISVTPVRATLEDYFVQQIAPRAEVSAP, encoded by the coding sequence ATGTCCGCCATCGAAATTCAGGGACTTGCCAAGACCTACACCGTCGGCTTCTTGCGCAAGAAAGAAAAGGTCGCGCTCAAGCCGCTCGAGCTGGCTGTCGAGCCGGGTGAGGTGTTCGGCTATCTCGGCCCCAACGGCGCCGGCAAGACCACTACGCTGAAGCTGCTGATGGGGATCATCTTCCCCACCGCCGGCTCCGCCCGCATCCTGGGCATGGCCCATGACGATCCGCGCGTGAAGGCCCGCATCGGATTTCTTCCCGAGCAACCCTACTTCTACGACCAACTCACCGCCTCCGAGCTGCTCGACTACTACGGCCACCTCTCCGGCATGGACGCCCTCACGCGCCGCCGTCGCGCTGCGGAACTGCTGGAGCGTGTCGGCCTGGCCGGCGCTCGCGATACCGCGCTGCGCAAGTTTTCCAAGGGCATGTTGCAGCGCGTGGGAATCGCCCAGGCCATCCTGCACGATCCCGAAGTCGTTTTCCTCGACGAGCCCATGAGCGGCCTCGATCCGGTCGGCCGCCGCGAGGTCCGCGACCTTATCCGCGCCCTCAAGGACGAAGGCAAGACCGTCTTCTTCTCCACTCACATCCTCTCCGACGCCGAAGCCCTCTGCGACCGCGTCGCCGTGCTACACCTCGGTGAGCTTCGTGCCGTCGGCGCCGTCGCTTCCCTCACCGCCGCCGGCCGCGGCAAGGTCGAGGTCCTCTGGCAAGGCCCGTCTGCGCTGGATGCCGTCCGCGCTCTCGGTGCCGAGTGCCGCGTCACCGGCGACACCATCGCCGCCGTCCTCGCCGAAGAAAAACTGGACGCCTGCATCGACCTCCTTCGCCGCGACACCTGCCGCCTCATCTCGGTGACGCCGGTGCGCGCCACCCTCGAGGACTACTTCGTCCAACAGATCGCCCCGCGTGCGGAGGTTTCCGCGCCATGA